A section of the Humulus lupulus chromosome 2, drHumLupu1.1, whole genome shotgun sequence genome encodes:
- the LOC133816332 gene encoding GDSL esterase/lipase At5g37690: MKMMGVVVMRIVALVGTFVFAFNVALAATPPITFVFGDSLTEVGNNNFLQYSLAKSNYPWYGVDYPGGQPTGRFSNGRTIGDIISEKLGISSPPPYLSLSPNEDAILKGVNYASGGAGILNDTGLYFIQRLTFDDQIQYFQKTREVIKSKIGVVNATKLCNEALYFIGIGSNDYVNNYLQPFLADGQQYTHDEFVQLLTSTLDRQLKRLYELDARKIVLHGLGPLGCIPSQRVKSKTGQCLKRVNEWVLEFNSKVKRLITSLNSRLPKAALMFADTYPAVFDLISNPTAYGFKISNTSCCNVDTSIGGLCLPNSKLCSNRKDYVFWDAFHPSDAANQVLAQKLFSTMFSHTNHSPSSIAPQPSPA, from the exons ATGAAAATGATGGGAGTAGTAGTAATGAGAATAGTAGCTCTTGTTGGCACCTTTGTTTTCGCATTCAATGTGGCCTTAGCAGCAACACCACCAATTACATTTGTGTTTGGTGATTCTTTGACTGAAGTGGGAAACAACAATTTTTTGCAGTACTCTCTTGCCAAATCCAATTATCCTTGGTATGGAGTTGATTATCCTGGTGGCCAACCTACTGGGAGGTTCAGTAATGGCAGAACTATTGGtgatataatat CTGAGAAGCTGGGGATTTCATCACCACCGCCATATCTTTCCCTGTCGCCAAACGAGGATGCGATTCTTAAGGGAGTAAATTATGCTTCGGGTGGAGCGGGAATACTGAACGACACAGGCTTATACTTT ATACAGAGACTAACATTCGATGACCAAATACAATACTTCCAAAAAACAAGAGAGGTTATAAAGTCTAAAATCGGAGTAGTGAATGCAACAAAGCTGTGCAATGAGGCCCTGTACTTCATCGGAATAG GGAGCAATGACTATGTCAACAATTATTTACAACCTTTTTTGGCAGACGGTCAGCAATACACCCATGACGAATTCGTGCAACTCTTAACGTCCACTTTGGACAGACAACTTAAg AGACTGTACGAACTAGATGCTAGAAAAATAGTACTACACGGTCTTGGTCCACTTGGGTGCATTCCCTCGCAAAGGGTCAAGTCAAAAACAGGGCAATGCTTAAAGCGAGTGAACGAATGGGTGCTTGAATTCAACTCCAAAGTTAAAAGGCTCATTACCTCTCTAAATTCACGCCTCCCAAAAGCAGCCCTAATGTTTGCTGATACATATCCAGCCGTTTTTGACTTGATCTCCAATCCCACTGCCTATG GCTTTAAAATTTCAAACACGTCGTGTTGCAACGTAGACACAAGCATTGGAGGGTTATGCTTGCCCAATTCAAAGCTATGTAGCAACCGTAAGGATTATGTGTTCTGGGACGCATTCCATCCATCTGATGCAGCTAACCAAGTGCTTGCTCAGAAGCTTTTCTCTACTATGTTTTCTCATACGAATCACTCCCCTTCTTCTATTGCACCTCAACCTTCACCTGCTTAG